The following proteins are encoded in a genomic region of Sorangiineae bacterium MSr12523:
- a CDS encoding tetratricopeptide repeat protein, producing MKWLFITWLALVVSSPAVVRAEDTVTTEARARQYYTEGTEHFQSGRYLEAGAAFTAGYELSHKPGFLWNMAECARLGGQGERALDLYRRYVKEAPEGRQRTDAEKHIRELEPPAPAPKPVAIEVKPHRERDVFRPLPGDKKPDSPITHRWWFWTGAAAVVAGAIVTGVVIATSGGKDASGPSGATVDWRTR from the coding sequence ATGAAATGGCTTTTCATCACGTGGCTCGCGCTCGTCGTGTCCTCGCCCGCCGTCGTGCGCGCCGAAGACACGGTCACCACCGAAGCGCGCGCGCGGCAGTATTACACCGAGGGCACGGAGCATTTTCAGAGCGGCCGTTACTTGGAGGCTGGTGCGGCCTTCACCGCGGGCTACGAGCTGTCGCACAAACCGGGATTTCTATGGAACATGGCGGAGTGCGCGCGCCTGGGCGGGCAGGGGGAGCGTGCGCTTGATCTGTACCGGCGCTACGTGAAGGAGGCGCCCGAGGGTAGGCAGCGCACCGACGCGGAGAAGCACATTCGTGAGTTGGAGCCGCCTGCACCTGCGCCCAAGCCGGTGGCCATCGAGGTGAAACCGCATCGCGAGCGCGATGTGTTCCGGCCGCTGCCCGGGGACAAAAAGCCGGATTCTCCCATCACGCACCGCTGGTGGTTCTGGACCGGTGCCGCCGCCGTCGTGGCCGGCGCCATCGTCACGGGCGTGGTGATCGCGACCAGCGGCGGCAAAGACGCCTCCGGCCCCTCGGGGGCGACCGTCGACTGGAGAACGCGATGA